In Flavobacteriales bacterium, one genomic interval encodes:
- a CDS encoding OsmC family protein, producing the protein MTHDVEAVWMGKMQFNALVGGHTVVMDAPERAGGEDQGSIPKPFMLTALAGCTGMDVIALLRKADKPLDRFEVHVSGEISKQAPIQYTSVHLIYEMHGDAAHEEDALRVVDRSQNELCGVSAMMKRALPVTWEVTYNGVERFNNKETVAAVA; encoded by the coding sequence ATGACACACGACGTAGAAGCAGTATGGATGGGGAAGATGCAGTTCAACGCACTGGTGGGAGGCCACACGGTGGTAATGGATGCGCCGGAGCGCGCAGGTGGTGAGGACCAAGGCTCCATACCCAAGCCCTTTATGCTTACAGCGCTGGCCGGGTGTACCGGCATGGACGTTATAGCGCTTTTACGCAAAGCCGACAAACCGCTCGACCGTTTCGAGGTTCACGTATCGGGCGAGATAAGCAAGCAGGCCCCGATCCAATACACAAGCGTACACCTGATCTACGAAATGCACGGTGATGCCGCACATGAGGAGGACGCATTGCGCGTGGTGGACCGTTCCCAGAACGAACTCTGTGGTGTAAGCGCAATGATGAAACGTGCGTTACCCGTTACCTGGGAAGTGACCTACAATGGTGTGGAGCGCTTCAACAACAAAGAGACCGTAGCCGCTGTGGCGTAA
- a CDS encoding cytochrome c codes for MINFHKDHANLVNVALLVFVVLSVGIAVMPAEDLQNTQPLPGMPMMTEAEQRGLSVYISEGCVACHTQQVRNIEMDRTWGSRPSIPSDYHYSKQRMNVWQQSPSLLGSERTGPDLTNVGQRQPGAQWHLLHLYDPRMVVNGSIMPRYGWLFQEVDSASVNEGDVVVPIPADRLSGPGRKVIASPEMNDLVAYLSSLKQAPLPTGVEPGIFLPSPGADGKAVKLTEADALPDGSAIFSQTCSACHQADGKGLAGAFPPLAGSVIVNDKDPTQMISIVLGGYDARADFGVMPAQAENLTDAQITAVVNYVRSNFSNEAPPTTEEVVKSTRFTVSPETALP; via the coding sequence ATGATCAACTTCCACAAGGACCATGCGAATCTGGTGAACGTAGCCCTGCTGGTGTTCGTTGTATTGAGCGTCGGCATTGCCGTTATGCCTGCAGAAGATCTTCAGAATACACAGCCGTTACCGGGCATGCCGATGATGACCGAAGCGGAACAACGTGGCCTATCCGTTTATATTTCTGAAGGATGCGTAGCCTGCCATACACAACAGGTACGCAACATCGAAATGGATAGAACATGGGGATCACGCCCATCGATCCCGAGCGATTACCACTACAGCAAGCAACGCATGAACGTATGGCAACAATCGCCTTCGTTGCTTGGCAGTGAACGTACCGGTCCGGACCTTACGAACGTGGGCCAACGCCAACCCGGCGCACAGTGGCATTTGCTGCACTTGTACGATCCGCGCATGGTGGTAAATGGATCCATTATGCCACGCTACGGTTGGCTTTTTCAGGAAGTGGATTCCGCAAGCGTGAATGAAGGTGATGTGGTGGTGCCGATCCCCGCCGATCGCTTGAGCGGTCCCGGTAGAAAGGTGATCGCTTCACCGGAAATGAACGATCTGGTGGCCTACTTATCTTCATTGAAACAGGCACCATTACCCACTGGTGTAGAACCGGGCATTTTCCTACCCTCCCCCGGCGCCGATGGCAAAGCTGTAAAACTCACTGAAGCGGATGCCCTGCCCGATGGTAGTGCGATCTTCTCCCAAACCTGTTCTGCATGCCACCAAGCAGATGGTAAAGGATTGGCAGGAGCATTCCCACCATTGGCCGGTAGCGTGATCGTGAATGATAAGGATCCTACACAAATGATCAGTATTGTTCTTGGTGGATACGATGCACGTGCGGATTTTGGCGTAATGCCCGCACAGGCCGAGAACCTCACCGATGCACAGATCACGGCAGTGGTGAACTATGTGCGATCCAACTTCAGCAATGAAGCACCACCAACAACCGAAGAGGTGGTGAAAAGCACCCGATTCACTGTTTCCCCTGAAACCGCACTACCATGA
- a CDS encoding Rrf2 family transcriptional regulator — MFSKTCEYAFRATTLIAAASAAGERLSLDAIAERTDSPKAFTAKVLQQLAKAGILASNKGPKGGFDLPPYAAKKLKLSHIVKALDDDTVYRGCGMGLKECNALKPCPLHDHFERIREDLRTMLENTTIHSLIVGLEDGATFLKR, encoded by the coding sequence ATGTTCTCCAAGACCTGTGAATATGCCTTCCGGGCTACCACGTTGATCGCTGCTGCAAGCGCAGCCGGTGAACGACTCAGTTTGGATGCTATTGCCGAACGCACGGATTCGCCGAAGGCGTTTACCGCAAAAGTGCTTCAGCAATTAGCAAAAGCAGGCATTCTGGCATCGAACAAAGGTCCCAAGGGTGGCTTCGACCTACCCCCCTACGCAGCGAAAAAACTGAAGTTGAGCCACATCGTAAAAGCGCTCGACGACGACACCGTTTATCGCGGATGCGGCATGGGACTGAAAGAATGCAATGCCCTCAAACCGTGTCCGCTGCACGATCATTTCGAGCGCATACGGGAAGACCTACGGACCATGTTGGAGAATACGACGATACATAGCCTAATTGTTGGATTAGAAGATGGCGCAACATTTTTGAAGCGATGA
- a CDS encoding cbb3-type cytochrome c oxidase subunit I, producing the protein MKLYSYFGHFYPLLRGSVLLGGLLTTRITFAQSTRTDGWVTSPGVLGTLLLIGVVMFIAVLIISAKVDRVLKATKKRKLRELQIPDDELLSLDPSALTPEQLQRRDALHFKLKGHELGGTFPAFDEKALITRSTSEPDNPLVDEKIYSGTRLAVPPELTKLVLWYLGAATFWLFFGTLVGEYLGLKFVWPDLDEVSWLSFGRLRPVHTNTVFWGWASLGMIGLAYFVIARTSNTVIHSYRQGWWAWGLINASVLIGNLCLMGGINNGGGEYREYIWPVALLFALALIITFRNFYATVKRRKIAEIYVSNWYILASLIWTIVLATIGYLPWYQNGLGETIIQGYYMHQGVGMWFMTFTLGLIYYYLPSALNKPIYSYSLGVLAFWTQMLFYTMIGTHHFVFSPLPWWMQTVAIVFSVGMFIPVIAGSTNFLMTMRGSWSAIGRSYVLPFFLVGVIYYFVGSSQGSLQAFRFTNHVWHFTDFNVAHSHMTMYGIITFILWACMYAIIPKITGHEPPQVLVGAHFWLAFIGLFAYTVSLMAGGTAKGMAWIEGVPFIETVVNTRGYWTWRAIGGTLMFVSHLIFVWNFYTMSRRTRPVPALTTNAA; encoded by the coding sequence ATGAAGTTATATTCATATTTCGGACACTTTTATCCTTTATTGCGCGGATCAGTTCTGTTGGGCGGACTACTCACCACCCGGATCACCTTCGCGCAAAGCACACGTACCGACGGTTGGGTCACTAGCCCCGGCGTGTTGGGGACGTTGCTCCTGATCGGTGTGGTCATGTTCATTGCCGTGCTGATTATTTCCGCCAAGGTGGATCGGGTCCTGAAAGCCACTAAAAAACGCAAGCTGCGCGAACTTCAAATTCCGGATGACGAACTGCTTTCACTGGACCCATCCGCATTAACACCGGAACAGCTGCAACGCAGAGACGCATTGCATTTCAAACTGAAAGGCCATGAATTGGGTGGCACCTTTCCCGCATTTGATGAGAAGGCTCTGATCACGCGATCCACCAGTGAACCGGACAATCCGTTGGTGGACGAAAAGATCTATTCTGGCACGCGACTAGCCGTGCCACCAGAGCTCACCAAACTCGTGCTTTGGTACCTCGGCGCTGCAACGTTCTGGTTGTTCTTCGGCACGTTGGTCGGGGAATACCTCGGATTGAAATTCGTTTGGCCGGACCTGGATGAAGTTTCGTGGCTCTCATTCGGCAGGTTGCGGCCCGTGCATACGAACACCGTGTTCTGGGGCTGGGCTTCCTTGGGCATGATCGGCCTTGCCTACTTCGTTATTGCGCGTACCTCCAACACGGTCATCCACAGTTATCGACAAGGCTGGTGGGCTTGGGGATTGATCAACGCATCGGTGCTGATCGGCAACCTGTGCCTGATGGGCGGCATCAACAACGGTGGTGGCGAATACCGCGAATATATCTGGCCGGTCGCTTTGCTTTTCGCACTCGCGTTGATCATCACGTTCCGCAATTTCTACGCCACCGTAAAACGCCGAAAGATCGCCGAGATCTATGTGAGCAATTGGTACATTCTGGCCTCATTGATCTGGACGATCGTGCTCGCCACGATCGGCTACCTGCCATGGTACCAGAACGGTTTAGGCGAAACGATCATTCAAGGCTACTACATGCACCAAGGTGTGGGTATGTGGTTCATGACCTTCACGCTGGGCCTCATTTATTACTACCTACCCTCCGCATTGAACAAGCCGATCTACTCTTACTCGCTGGGTGTTCTCGCTTTCTGGACACAGATGCTTTTCTACACGATGATCGGCACACACCACTTCGTATTCTCGCCTCTGCCTTGGTGGATGCAGACCGTCGCTATCGTGTTCAGTGTGGGCATGTTCATTCCTGTGATCGCGGGTAGCACGAACTTCCTGATGACCATGCGCGGGAGTTGGAGCGCGATCGGACGCAGCTATGTACTACCCTTTTTTCTTGTGGGTGTGATCTACTACTTCGTTGGTAGTTCGCAAGGCAGCTTGCAAGCATTCCGCTTCACCAACCACGTTTGGCACTTTACGGATTTCAACGTGGCGCACTCGCACATGACCATGTACGGCATCATCACGTTCATCCTGTGGGCTTGTATGTATGCGATCATCCCCAAGATCACCGGTCACGAACCTCCGCAAGTGCTGGTTGGAGCACACTTTTGGTTAGCCTTCATCGGACTGTTCGCCTACACGGTTTCACTCATGGCGGGTGGCACGGCGAAGGGGATGGCCTGGATCGAAGGTGTACCCTTCATCGAAACTGTCGTGAACACCCGAGGTTATTGGACATGGCGTGCGATCGGGGGCACACTGATGTTCGTATCGCACCTGATCTTCGTCTGGAATTTCTACACCATGTCGCGCCGCACCCGACCTGTTCCTGCACTAACCACTAATGCCGCTTGA